One Globicephala melas chromosome 4, mGloMel1.2, whole genome shotgun sequence genomic window carries:
- the LOC132597230 gene encoding MICOS complex subunit MIC10-like, translating to MPQKKDNVIFYRALRSGKLELRVGNTSDSELSRKWDRCLPDAVGKIGRMWPLAFGSGMGLGKACSNCQHDFQVPYLLHGKYVKEQQQ from the exons atgccgcagaagaAGGACAATGTCATTTTCTACCG GGCCCTACGGTCGGGAAAGCTGGAACTGAGGGTGGGGAACACGTCGGATTCAGAGCTCAGCAGGAAGTGGGACCGGTGCTTGCCAGATGCCGTCGGGAAGATAG gaagaatgtGGCCATTAGCCTTTGGTTCTGGAATGGGGTTGGGAAAGGCCTGCTCCAACTGTCAGCATGATTTTCAG GTTCCATATCTTCTACATGGAAAATATGTCAAAGAGCAGCAGCAGTGA
- the CLDN14 gene encoding claudin-14, with protein sequence MASAAVQLMGFLLSFLGMVGTLITTILPHWRRTAHVGTNILTAVSYLKGLWMECVWHSTGIYQCQIYRSLLALPRDLQASRALMVISCLLSGVACACAVVGMKCTRCAKGTPAKTTFAVLGGVFFILAGLLCMVAVSWTTNDVVQNFYNPLLPSGMKFEIGQALYLGFISSSLSLIGGTLLCLACQDEAPSRPYQAQPRAGTATAPSYRPPDAYKDNRAPSATSASHNGYRLNDYV encoded by the coding sequence ATGGCCAGCGCAGCCGTGCAGCTCATGGGCTTCCTGCTCAGCTTCCTGGGCATGGTGGGCACACTCATCACCACCATCCTGCCGCACTGGCGCCGGACGGCGCACGTGGGCACCAACATCCTGACGGCCGTGTCCTACCTGAAGGGGCTGTGGATGGAGTGCGTGTGGCACAGCACGGGCATCTACCAGTGCCAGATCTACCGCTCGCTGCTGGCGCTGCCCCGCGACCTGCAGGCGTCCCGCGCGCTCATGGTCATCTCCTGCCTGCTGTCGGGCGTGGCCTGCGCCTGCGCCGTGGTCGGCATGAAGTGCACGCGCTGCGCCAAGGGCACCCCCGCCAAGACCACGTTCGCCGTGCTGGGCGGCGTGTTCTTCATCCTGGCCGGCCTGCTCTGCATGGTGGCCGTCTCCTGGACCACCAACGACGTGGTGCAGAACTTCTACAACCCGCTGCTGCCCAGCGGCATGAAGTTCGAGATCGGGCAGGCCCTGTACCTCGGCTTCATCTCCTCGTCCCTGTCGCTCATCGGCGGCACGCTGCTCTGCCTGGCCTGCCAGGACGAGGCGCCCTCCAGGCCCTACCAGGCTCAGCCCCGGGCCGGCACGGCCACCGCGCCCTCCTACCGGCCCCCCGACGCCTACAAGGACAATCGGGCCCCCTCGGCCACCTCGGCCTCGCACAACGGGTACAGGCTGAACGACTATGTGTGA